From one Butyricimonas faecihominis genomic stretch:
- a CDS encoding acetyl-CoA carboxylase biotin carboxylase subunit family protein: MNNIGRRKKLLLLGGLRYLLPVIKVAHNLGYYVITCDYLPSNIAHQYADEYHNVSIIDKEAVLTLAKELQIDGIMSFAVDPGVMTAAYVQEQLGLPACGPYESVCILQNKDKFRAFLSEHSFSVPWAFGFSSIEDALLKSDVFTYPLIVKPTDSAGSKGVTRVDFSTELEYALHEAFLHSMSRRVIVEEFIEKEGCSSDSDCFSVDGELKFVSFSAQHFDDQAANPYTPSAYSWPSTFTETQEKELTSEIQRLLKLLGMRTSIYNVETRIGKNGKIYIMEVSPRGGGNRLAEMLQYAMGVDLISNTVRAAMGDEVVNVEQRPCNEYWVEVILHADKEGIFVGLEISREVACYVVETDLWIQKGDRVSVFNGANDTIGTMIVRFFSVDQLNERITSVNQWVRINVN; encoded by the coding sequence ATGAATAATATCGGTAGACGGAAAAAATTATTATTGTTGGGAGGATTACGGTATTTACTTCCGGTTATTAAAGTAGCACATAATCTAGGATATTACGTGATTACGTGTGATTATCTTCCAAGTAATATCGCTCATCAATATGCAGATGAGTATCACAATGTGAGTATTATTGATAAAGAGGCCGTGTTGACGTTAGCGAAGGAGTTACAGATAGATGGAATTATGTCATTTGCGGTAGACCCTGGTGTTATGACTGCTGCATACGTACAGGAACAATTGGGATTGCCTGCTTGTGGACCGTATGAGTCCGTGTGTATTTTGCAGAATAAGGATAAGTTTCGTGCTTTTTTGTCTGAGCATAGTTTTAGCGTGCCTTGGGCATTTGGTTTTTCTTCCATAGAAGATGCATTGTTGAAATCAGATGTTTTTACTTATCCTCTTATTGTTAAGCCAACAGATTCTGCGGGGAGTAAAGGGGTTACACGTGTTGATTTTTCAACAGAATTGGAGTATGCATTGCATGAGGCGTTTTTACATTCTATGTCCAGACGGGTGATTGTTGAGGAATTTATTGAAAAAGAGGGGTGTTCTTCTGATTCGGATTGTTTTTCTGTAGATGGAGAATTAAAATTTGTTTCTTTTTCGGCACAACATTTTGATGATCAAGCAGCTAATCCTTATACACCTTCAGCATATAGTTGGCCGTCAACTTTTACTGAAACACAAGAAAAGGAGTTGACATCAGAAATACAACGATTGTTGAAGCTTTTGGGGATGCGGACTTCTATTTATAATGTAGAAACCCGTATCGGTAAAAATGGAAAAATATATATTATGGAAGTATCTCCGCGAGGAGGGGGAAATCGTTTGGCCGAAATGTTACAATATGCCATGGGAGTGGATTTGATAAGTAATACTGTAAGGGCTGCAATGGGGGATGAAGTGGTAAACGTGGAGCAACGACCTTGTAATGAGTATTGGGTAGAAGTGATATTGCATGCCGATAAAGAAGGGATATTTGTAGGTTTAGAAATATCTCGAGAAGTGGCATGTTATGTTGTTGAAACTGATTTGTGGATACAGAAGGGGGATCGGGTCTCTGTTTTTAATGGTGCTAATGATACAATAGGTACCATGATTGTTCGATTTTTTTCAGTAGATCAATTAAATGAAAGAATTACGAGTGTGAATCAGTGGGTACGAATTAAC
- a CDS encoding DegT/DnrJ/EryC1/StrS family aminotransferase, protein MDIQKQITVTAPLLPSLDDFLPYLQDIWERKWITNNGYYHQELEKALCEYLKVPYISLFTNGTLPLICALQALRITGEVITTPYSFVATTHSLWWNGIKPVFVDIDSDTCNIDVDKIESAITPKTTAIMPVHVYGKPCDVKRIQEIADKYGLKVIYDAAHAFGVEVDGRSVLEVGDMSTLSFHATKVFNTVEGGALVCCDEKTKQRIDYLKNFGFAGETTIVAPGINGKMDEVRSAYGLLNLKQVDKAIEARRKVAVCYREVLRDVPGISFMEDMPGVRHNYSYFPVFVNAEKYGMTRDELYFKMKEHGVLGRRYFYPLISEFSTYRGLESARLENLSVACKIADSVICLPIHHELGVEEIDRILSLIVL, encoded by the coding sequence ATGGATATTCAAAAGCAAATAACAGTGACGGCACCTTTGTTGCCTTCTTTGGATGATTTCCTGCCTTATCTGCAGGATATTTGGGAACGTAAATGGATTACAAATAACGGGTATTACCATCAGGAGTTGGAGAAAGCTTTGTGTGAGTACCTGAAAGTGCCGTATATCAGCTTGTTTACGAATGGTACGCTTCCCTTAATATGTGCTTTGCAAGCTTTGCGTATTACAGGGGAGGTGATTACGACACCATATAGTTTCGTGGCGACAACACATTCTTTGTGGTGGAATGGAATCAAACCTGTGTTTGTCGATATCGATTCGGATACATGCAATATTGACGTAGATAAGATTGAGTCTGCTATTACACCAAAGACGACAGCGATTATGCCCGTACATGTATATGGGAAGCCTTGTGATGTGAAACGCATTCAGGAGATTGCAGACAAATATGGTTTGAAGGTGATTTATGATGCGGCGCATGCTTTTGGAGTGGAGGTAGATGGTAGGTCCGTGTTAGAAGTTGGTGATATGTCTACGTTAAGTTTTCATGCCACAAAAGTATTCAACACGGTGGAAGGTGGTGCTTTAGTTTGTTGTGATGAAAAGACTAAACAGCGAATTGATTATTTGAAAAATTTTGGTTTTGCAGGAGAAACAACGATTGTGGCTCCTGGTATCAACGGAAAAATGGATGAGGTGCGTTCCGCTTATGGTCTGTTGAATTTGAAACAAGTGGACAAGGCTATAGAAGCTCGTCGCAAGGTTGCAGTTTGCTATCGTGAAGTTTTGCGGGATGTTCCAGGAATCAGTTTTATGGAAGATATGCCGGGTGTTCGGCATAATTACTCTTATTTTCCTGTTTTTGTGAATGCAGAAAAATACGGGATGACACGGGATGAACTTTATTTCAAAATGAAAGAACACGGGGTTTTAGGGCGACGTTATTTTTACCCGTTGATAAGTGAATTTTCCACTTATCGAGGATTAGAATCTGCCAGACTAGAGAATTTGTCTGTAGCATGTAAGATTGCAGATAGTGTTATTTGTTTGCCGATACATCATGAATTAGGGGTGGAAGAAATAGATAGAATACTAAGTTTGATTGTATTGTAA
- a CDS encoding lipopolysaccharide biosynthesis protein has product MVESLKNKTVKGVVWSSVERFAVAGLQFVIMIIMARVLTPEDYGLVAMLQIFIAVSQSLIDSGFSQALIRKLDRTQADYSTVFYFNIGVGFFLYMVLFVAAPLIADFYKVPELVDITRVMAIGMAINSFTVVQRAILTINIDFKTQAKATVIASIISGVIGISMAYSGCGVWSIIVQQLSNIGVNAIVLWFVSRWRPSKCFSMKSFRELFGFGSKLMLSGLLSTLWSNIYLIVIGKAFPKADLGYYTRAQQFADFPASALTGVFQRVTYPVLCHLQNDNERLAQSYRKLLRIVAFIIFPIMIGLAAISTPLVLLLLREQWLFTADLLKVICLFMMFYPVHAINLNLLQVKGRSELFLRLEVIKKIIGIVILVITLPMGLMTMCVGQIASSLISLVINTYYTGKLINVGFVRQILDLSPILLLTFIMGGGVYYIVTFFTNILFQLLAGIGFGILFYSVTAWLLRFSEMKELMAIIRRN; this is encoded by the coding sequence ATGGTTGAATCTCTAAAGAATAAAACCGTAAAAGGGGTTGTTTGGAGCAGTGTGGAACGTTTTGCCGTAGCAGGATTACAATTTGTGATTATGATTATTATGGCTAGAGTCCTTACACCAGAAGATTATGGCTTGGTTGCAATGTTGCAAATATTTATTGCAGTGTCTCAATCTTTAATAGATAGTGGTTTTTCGCAAGCTTTAATTCGAAAATTAGATCGGACACAGGCAGATTATTCTACAGTATTTTATTTTAATATTGGGGTTGGCTTCTTTTTATATATGGTATTGTTTGTTGCTGCTCCTTTGATTGCTGATTTTTATAAAGTACCGGAATTGGTTGATATAACTCGTGTAATGGCGATTGGAATGGCTATTAATTCGTTCACAGTTGTGCAACGGGCAATTTTAACTATTAATATTGATTTTAAAACTCAAGCAAAAGCTACTGTTATTGCATCTATTATATCTGGTGTTATAGGTATAAGTATGGCATATAGTGGGTGTGGTGTGTGGTCTATTATAGTACAACAGCTTAGTAATATAGGCGTTAATGCAATTGTTTTGTGGTTCGTGTCACGTTGGCGTCCATCTAAATGTTTTTCTATGAAATCGTTTCGAGAATTGTTTGGTTTTGGTTCAAAATTGATGCTTTCAGGTTTGTTGAGTACTTTATGGAGTAATATTTACTTGATTGTAATTGGTAAGGCTTTTCCTAAAGCTGATTTGGGTTATTATACAAGGGCTCAACAATTTGCTGACTTTCCAGCTTCGGCTTTGACAGGAGTCTTTCAGAGAGTGACTTATCCCGTATTGTGTCATTTACAGAATGACAATGAACGTTTAGCTCAAAGTTATAGGAAATTATTGCGAATTGTTGCTTTTATTATTTTCCCTATTATGATTGGTCTTGCTGCAATATCGACACCTTTAGTTCTTCTTTTGCTAAGGGAACAATGGTTGTTTACTGCAGATTTATTGAAAGTTATATGTCTATTCATGATGTTTTATCCTGTACATGCGATTAATTTGAATTTGTTACAAGTAAAAGGGCGATCGGAGTTGTTTTTACGTTTGGAGGTTATAAAAAAAATAATCGGAATTGTAATACTAGTTATTACATTACCAATGGGATTAATGACAATGTGTGTAGGGCAAATAGCATCTTCGCTAATTTCTTTGGTAATTAATACTTATTATACAGGAAAATTGATAAATGTTGGGTTTGTTCGACAGATATTGGATTTGTCGCCTATTTTGTTGTTGACTTTTATTATGGGAGGCGGAGTTTATTATATAGTTACCTTTTTTACAAATATTCTTTTCCAGTTGTTAGCTGGTATAGGATTTGGCATTCTTTTCTATAGTGTGACTGCTTGGTTATTGAGATTCTCAGAGATGAAAGAATTAATGGCCATTATTAGACGTAATTAA
- the wecB gene encoding non-hydrolyzing UDP-N-acetylglucosamine 2-epimerase: MKKIMLVFGTRPEAIKMAPLVKEFQKYPEQFQTIVCVTGQHREMLDQVLHIFEITPDNDLNIMKQGQDLYDVTARVLTGMRDVLKEANPDIVLVHGDTTTSMAAALAAFYQQIPVGHVEAGLRTHDIYSPWPEEMNRQITGRIATYHFSPTPLSRQNLLDEGVCDEKITVTGNTVIDALYMVVERIKNDKTLDLELNCSLINAGYNVDRLNAGKRLVLITGHRRENFGEGFINICKAIKALVEKFPDVDFVYPMHLNPNVRKPIHEMFGKGLSNLKNMFFIEPLEYLSFVFLMEKSTIVLTDSGGIQEEAPGLGKPVLVMRNTTERPEALEAGTVKLVGTDFNRIVEEVSRLLEDQGYYGVMSEAVNPYGDGKACERIVYQLKNTR; the protein is encoded by the coding sequence ATGAAAAAAATAATGTTAGTTTTTGGAACTCGTCCGGAAGCGATTAAAATGGCTCCTCTAGTGAAGGAATTCCAAAAATATCCGGAACAATTTCAAACAATTGTTTGCGTGACGGGACAGCATCGGGAAATGTTAGATCAAGTACTTCATATATTCGAGATTACACCTGATAATGATTTGAATATCATGAAACAAGGACAGGATTTATATGATGTGACGGCACGGGTTTTAACAGGAATGCGTGATGTTTTAAAAGAAGCTAATCCTGACATTGTTTTAGTACATGGAGATACTACAACGTCAATGGCTGCGGCTTTGGCTGCATTTTATCAACAGATACCGGTGGGTCACGTAGAGGCAGGTTTACGTACTCATGATATTTATAGCCCTTGGCCGGAGGAGATGAATCGTCAGATAACAGGACGAATCGCAACTTACCATTTTTCACCGACGCCTTTAAGTCGTCAAAATTTGTTAGATGAAGGTGTTTGTGATGAAAAAATTACGGTAACAGGGAACACGGTTATTGATGCCTTGTATATGGTAGTAGAACGGATAAAAAATGATAAAACATTAGATTTAGAGTTGAATTGTTCTTTGATCAATGCTGGGTATAATGTAGATCGTTTAAATGCAGGTAAGAGATTGGTATTGATAACTGGGCACAGAAGAGAGAATTTTGGCGAGGGTTTTATTAATATTTGTAAAGCAATAAAAGCATTAGTTGAAAAATTTCCAGATGTGGATTTTGTTTATCCGATGCATTTGAATCCTAATGTGAGAAAGCCAATACATGAAATGTTTGGAAAAGGTTTATCGAATTTGAAAAATATGTTTTTTATTGAGCCATTGGAATATTTGTCGTTTGTTTTTCTAATGGAAAAATCAACAATTGTGTTGACCGATAGTGGTGGAATTCAGGAAGAAGCTCCGGGATTAGGAAAACCTGTTTTAGTTATGCGAAATACTACGGAGCGTCCGGAGGCATTGGAGGCGGGAACTGTGAAATTGGTTGGAACGGATTTTAATAGGATTGTAGAGGAAGTTTCTCGTTTATTGGAAGATCAAGGTTATTATGGTGTGATGAGTGAAGCAGTGAATCCTTATGGAGATGGAAAGGCATGTGAGAGGATTGTTTATCAATTAAAAAATACAAGATAA
- the wecC gene encoding UDP-N-acetyl-D-mannosamine dehydrogenase: MKACFMGLGYIGLPTAIIAAKHGIKVTGVDINPSVVELTNQGKLHIVEPGLEAYLQEVVKTGNLKASLKPEACEAYFMVVPTPFKGNHEPDISYVEAATRSVLPLLKAGDLYVIESTSPIGTTEKMRDLIYGERPELKDKIYIAYCPERVLPGNVIYELVHNDRVIGGIDEESTNKAIEFYSQFVQGTLHRTNARTAEMCKLTENSSRDVQIAFANELSLICDKAGINVWELINLANKHPRVNILQPGCGVGGHCIAVDPYFITADFPMESKIIANAREINNYKAFWCAEKVQNEMLKFELKHHRKPIIAMMGLAFKPNIDDLRESPAKYITTKVMQSCSNADILVVEPNVQEHKVFKLTDYKEAYDRADIVVMLVAHDVFKTLSWTDQKVILDFCGIYKK; encoded by the coding sequence ATGAAAGCTTGTTTCATGGGGTTAGGCTATATTGGTCTGCCCACAGCAATTATTGCTGCAAAACACGGTATTAAGGTTACCGGGGTGGATATAAATCCTAGTGTTGTCGAGTTAACAAATCAAGGGAAACTCCATATCGTGGAACCGGGATTGGAGGCATATTTACAAGAAGTCGTAAAAACAGGGAATTTAAAAGCTTCTCTGAAGCCGGAGGCTTGTGAGGCTTATTTTATGGTTGTTCCCACTCCTTTTAAAGGAAATCATGAGCCGGATATTTCTTACGTGGAGGCTGCCACTCGCTCTGTATTACCTTTATTAAAAGCTGGTGACTTGTATGTGATAGAGTCCACTTCCCCCATTGGAACAACAGAAAAAATGAGAGATTTGATTTATGGTGAACGACCGGAATTAAAAGATAAAATATATATAGCTTATTGCCCGGAACGAGTATTACCAGGAAACGTGATTTATGAATTAGTACATAATGACCGGGTGATTGGGGGAATTGATGAAGAGTCAACAAATAAGGCTATTGAGTTTTATTCACAATTTGTTCAAGGAACCTTACATAGAACAAATGCTCGTACAGCTGAAATGTGTAAATTGACAGAAAATTCTTCTCGGGATGTGCAGATTGCTTTTGCAAATGAGTTATCCTTGATTTGTGATAAAGCGGGAATAAACGTGTGGGAATTGATTAACTTGGCAAACAAGCATCCTCGTGTAAATATCCTTCAACCCGGTTGTGGTGTAGGGGGACATTGTATAGCTGTTGATCCTTACTTTATTACAGCGGATTTCCCGATGGAATCTAAAATTATAGCTAATGCCCGGGAAATAAATAATTACAAGGCATTCTGGTGTGCGGAAAAAGTACAAAACGAGATGTTGAAATTCGAGTTAAAGCATCATCGTAAACCGATCATTGCCATGATGGGTTTAGCTTTCAAACCGAATATTGATGACTTGCGGGAGTCTCCTGCAAAATATATTACAACCAAGGTGATGCAGTCCTGTAGTAATGCAGATATTCTTGTCGTTGAACCTAACGTGCAAGAACATAAAGTGTTTAAATTGACTGATTACAAGGAAGCTTATGACCGGGCAGATATTGTCGTGATGTTGGTCGCTCATGACGTGTTCAAGACTTTGTCATGGACAGATCAGAAGGTGATTCTTGATTTTTGTGGTATTTACAAAAAATAG
- a CDS encoding UpxY family transcription antiterminator — protein MSEGTRTLHWYAAYTKINQELTIKKRLDHLEIENYLPMRDEVRETSSGRKNVRVILIPHLIFIRTDQTTAFSLLNEHGLNVVYLKDLETRHLLIVPDKQMRDFMFLLDFSDSTVEVINEELKRGDRVKVIKGPLIGLEGELLRIKGHKRVIVRLEGVVSVATSYIPGSFLEKIK, from the coding sequence ATGTCAGAGGGTACGAGAACATTGCATTGGTATGCGGCGTACACTAAAATCAATCAGGAATTAACGATTAAAAAGCGGTTAGATCACTTGGAGATAGAAAATTATCTCCCCATGCGTGATGAGGTTCGTGAAACTTCTTCCGGGAGGAAAAACGTGCGGGTAATCTTGATCCCTCATTTGATTTTTATTCGAACGGATCAAACAACAGCTTTCTCGTTACTGAATGAACATGGTTTAAACGTCGTTTACCTGAAAGATTTAGAAACTCGTCATTTGTTGATTGTTCCCGATAAGCAAATGCGTGATTTCATGTTCTTGCTTGACTTTTCAGATTCCACCGTGGAGGTGATTAATGAAGAGTTGAAGCGAGGTGATCGGGTAAAAGTAATCAAAGGGCCGCTAATAGGGCTTGAAGGAGAATTGCTCCGCATAAAGGGGCATAAACGCGTAATAGTGCGCCTGGAAGGGGTCGTTTCTGTGGCAACCTCTTATATTCCGGGATCATTCCTAGAAAAAATTAAATAG
- the rbr gene encoding rubrerythrin: MNKSVKGSLTEANLLKSFAGESQAKNRYTFFSEVAKKEGYEQIAGIFYETALQEEMHAKRFFSRLEGGMLEITAAYPAGVILDTASNLVEAAEGEYDEWHHLYPEFAKVAEEEGFKDISVMYRMIIEAERNHETRYRKLLSNLQDGILFERPKTVKWYCRKCGYVHEGPTAPKVCPACLHPQGFFELLVENY, from the coding sequence ATGAACAAAAGTGTAAAGGGTTCTTTAACAGAGGCCAATCTTTTAAAATCATTTGCCGGAGAATCACAGGCAAAAAATCGGTATACTTTTTTCTCTGAAGTAGCGAAAAAAGAGGGATACGAACAGATAGCGGGCATATTCTACGAGACCGCTTTGCAAGAAGAGATGCACGCGAAACGTTTCTTCAGTCGTTTGGAAGGTGGAATGTTGGAGATCACTGCTGCGTATCCTGCCGGGGTTATTTTGGACACGGCCAGTAATCTGGTTGAGGCCGCGGAGGGTGAGTATGACGAGTGGCATCACTTGTATCCGGAATTTGCCAAAGTGGCCGAAGAGGAGGGATTTAAGGACATTTCCGTGATGTACCGTATGATTATCGAGGCGGAAAGAAATCATGAAACAAGGTATCGGAAACTCTTGTCGAACTTGCAGGATGGTATTCTTTTTGAACGTCCGAAAACGGTAAAATGGTATTGTCGCAAATGCGGGTATGTCCACGAGGGCCCCACGGCTCCTAAAGTTTGTCCGGCTTGTCTCCATCCGCAAGGATTCTTTGAATTGCTGGTAGAGAATTATTGA
- a CDS encoding 4Fe-4S dicluster domain-containing protein gives MSEILKKLQKDIHFIEGLNSCMNCGVCTAICPAAEFYNYDPRVIVETVQRGNEEEIEELLKSDTIWYCGECMSCKTRCPRCNTPGLVIMALRKISQELGYFVYSEKGRQQYALKHVIGESILKRGYCVTPDLVKPEMHPEQGPVWEWIYEHLDDVYERMHSNYRQPGAGALREVDSESMDELRKIFDVTGGTEFLEKIDSCSQHVADEEKVDLEEAYFLKTYMENSGKHQ, from the coding sequence ATGTCAGAGATTTTAAAGAAGTTACAAAAAGATATTCATTTCATCGAAGGGTTGAATAGCTGTATGAATTGCGGGGTATGCACGGCAATTTGTCCGGCAGCCGAATTCTATAACTATGACCCGCGGGTGATCGTGGAAACCGTGCAACGGGGGAATGAAGAAGAGATCGAAGAGTTGTTGAAAAGCGACACGATCTGGTATTGCGGGGAATGTATGTCTTGTAAAACCCGTTGTCCTCGCTGCAACACGCCGGGCCTCGTGATCATGGCATTAAGAAAAATATCGCAGGAACTGGGATATTTTGTCTATTCGGAAAAAGGACGTCAACAATACGCACTTAAGCACGTGATCGGGGAATCCATCCTCAAAAGAGGATATTGCGTTACTCCCGACTTAGTGAAACCGGAAATGCACCCGGAGCAAGGTCCCGTGTGGGAATGGATATACGAGCATCTGGACGACGTGTACGAACGTATGCACTCAAACTATCGTCAACCGGGAGCCGGAGCCTTACGGGAAGTGGATTCGGAAAGTATGGATGAATTGCGGAAAATTTTCGATGTTACCGGGGGAACTGAATTCTTGGAAAAAATTGACAGTTGCTCCCAGCACGTGGCCGACGAAGAGAAAGTCGATCTGGAAGAGGCTTATTTCCTGAAAACATACATGGAAAACAGCGGGAAACACCAGTAA
- a CDS encoding CoB--CoM heterodisulfide reductase iron-sulfur subunit B family protein, with translation MNLEGKQQIWKDYQKEIADDHYFYARSCIRQTFFPGSEWAYLDIMKNKLAKDVIDDPRHTTCTGIGYHSDIVPAETIMTVVARHFALMTEAGYENMTPSCITSFGIYTEILETWHHHPEVEEKIREFLWKATKREFKKPRNLAHTSDIIYKFRNEIAAQAKYKLVDVHTGRPLRGVDHIGCHYSKMFPTKGIGGAEFPAVLSGMIYAWGGDVIDYPERRHCCGFGFRQYLVMANRGYSVANSKKKFESMQPYEPDFIVANCPGCAMFMDKWQYTISEMEGTTYGQDGYGIPVLTYEELTALVLGYDPWEIGLQMHQVSVEPLLDKMGIPYDPEAKFKNIRGEDIGVPKCPTYLRVSKL, from the coding sequence ATGAATTTAGAGGGTAAACAACAGATATGGAAGGATTATCAGAAAGAGATAGCCGATGATCACTATTTTTACGCGAGAAGTTGTATTCGCCAGACTTTCTTCCCGGGTTCGGAATGGGCTTACTTGGATATTATGAAGAATAAACTGGCGAAAGATGTTATTGATGATCCGCGACACACGACTTGCACCGGGATCGGTTATCATTCGGACATCGTTCCGGCAGAAACAATCATGACAGTAGTCGCCCGTCATTTTGCCCTCATGACCGAGGCCGGGTACGAAAACATGACACCCTCCTGTATCACATCTTTCGGCATTTATACCGAGATATTGGAGACATGGCACCACCACCCGGAAGTTGAAGAAAAAATCAGAGAATTCCTTTGGAAAGCCACCAAACGGGAATTTAAAAAACCTAGAAATCTTGCTCACACATCAGACATAATCTATAAGTTCAGAAACGAGATCGCTGCCCAGGCAAAATACAAGCTGGTGGACGTTCACACGGGAAGACCTCTCCGGGGAGTGGATCACATCGGGTGTCATTACTCGAAAATGTTCCCCACGAAAGGAATTGGTGGAGCCGAATTTCCGGCCGTATTATCCGGTATGATTTATGCCTGGGGCGGCGATGTAATCGATTACCCAGAAAGAAGACATTGTTGCGGTTTCGGTTTTCGCCAGTATCTCGTGATGGCCAACCGGGGATATTCCGTGGCCAACTCGAAAAAGAAATTTGAATCCATGCAACCTTACGAACCCGACTTTATCGTGGCAAACTGTCCGGGGTGCGCCATGTTCATGGATAAATGGCAATACACGATCAGCGAGATGGAAGGAACCACCTACGGGCAGGACGGCTACGGTATCCCCGTGTTGACCTACGAGGAACTCACGGCACTCGTTTTGGGGTATGACCCGTGGGAAATCGGGTTGCAGATGCACCAGGTTTCCGTGGAACCCTTGCTGGACAAAATGGGCATCCCGTACGATCCGGAAGCGAAATTCAAAAACATCCGGGGAGAAGACATCGGGGTTCCCAAATGCCCCACGTACCTAAGAGTGTCAAAATTATAA
- a CDS encoding FAD-dependent oxidoreductase, with translation MAKVIIIGGGPAGCEAAHQLASQGIDVELVEKNNETGGNLNNWYQLFPDRKSAKDLNDILKQNLNHPKIRLHLGMEPRKIEKNKEGRFLVPLSDGSLLEGDTLLVSTGFKLFDARRKEEYGYGIYENVITSVELENMFYNHSIRMANGNTPKRIGIIHCVGSRDEKVCNYHCSKLCCITGVKQAIELRELLPDTEIFCFYMDMRMFGPGYEEMYRDAQEKYNIKFVRGRLSEAAENMNKQLQIKVEDTLVGKPLRMTLDMMILLVGMESSEGSRQMADTLGLNLAPNGFIKSQDPHYRNNNTNVEGVFVAGCGSAPMNLTDTLADARSAAMNIMEYVKLKKIL, from the coding sequence ATGGCAAAAGTCATCATCATCGGAGGAGGTCCGGCAGGCTGCGAAGCCGCACATCAACTGGCAAGTCAAGGAATCGACGTGGAATTAGTCGAGAAAAACAACGAAACCGGCGGTAACTTGAACAATTGGTACCAATTGTTTCCTGACCGGAAATCCGCCAAGGATCTGAACGACATATTAAAACAAAACCTGAATCACCCGAAGATTCGGTTACATCTAGGCATGGAACCCCGGAAAATCGAGAAGAACAAAGAGGGTAGATTTCTTGTACCTCTCAGCGACGGCAGCTTGCTTGAAGGTGACACCCTATTGGTTTCCACTGGCTTCAAACTTTTCGATGCCCGCCGGAAAGAAGAGTACGGCTACGGGATATATGAAAACGTGATCACTTCCGTGGAACTGGAGAATATGTTCTACAACCACTCGATCAGAATGGCAAACGGGAATACCCCCAAACGCATCGGGATCATCCATTGCGTGGGTTCCCGTGACGAAAAGGTATGCAACTACCATTGCTCCAAACTCTGTTGTATCACCGGGGTAAAGCAAGCCATTGAACTTCGGGAACTATTACCCGACACGGAAATCTTCTGTTTCTACATGGATATGCGTATGTTCGGACCGGGTTACGAGGAAATGTACCGGGATGCCCAGGAAAAATACAATATCAAATTCGTGCGGGGCAGATTGTCCGAGGCCGCAGAAAACATGAACAAGCAATTACAGATCAAGGTGGAAGACACGCTTGTCGGGAAACCCTTGCGCATGACGCTTGACATGATGATCCTATTGGTCGGTATGGAATCCTCGGAAGGTAGTCGCCAGATGGCAGACACGCTAGGCTTGAACTTGGCTCCCAATGGTTTCATCAAATCCCAAGACCCGCACTATCGCAACAACAACACGAATGTCGAAGGTGTTTTCGTGGCCGGATGCGGAAGTGCCCCGATGAACCTGACCGACACGCTGGCCGATGCCCGTTCGGCAGCCATGAATATTATGGAATACGTGAAACTTAAAAAGATTTTGTGA
- a CDS encoding 4Fe-4S dicluster domain-containing protein, which produces MINFWGYSISETRSINYDTNDKSMTEHIARVVPSSKLCIGCGGCTAGCTAGNLTDFNIRKIQMLMKRGENKEAKEQLQKCMLCGKCMLVCPRGVETRKMILEMLNYIKTKLKS; this is translated from the coding sequence ATGATCAATTTTTGGGGTTATAGCATATCGGAAACACGGAGTATCAATTATGATACGAACGACAAATCCATGACGGAACATATCGCACGTGTCGTTCCCAGCAGCAAATTATGTATTGGCTGTGGCGGATGCACGGCAGGATGCACGGCAGGGAATCTCACGGACTTTAACATCCGGAAGATACAGATGCTCATGAAGCGAGGCGAAAATAAAGAGGCGAAAGAGCAATTACAGAAATGTATGTTGTGCGGAAAATGCATGCTGGTCTGCCCAAGAGGCGTGGAAACCCGAAAGATGATTTTAGAAATGCTCAACTATATAAAAACAAAATTGAAAAGCTGA